From Granulicella sp. WH15, the proteins below share one genomic window:
- a CDS encoding POTRA domain-containing protein yields MLSFRLVPLALLCLSATSFAQTYTAQRVQFSEMGSFTQKQLEDASGIHAGTSFTAADLNSAAQRLANTGYFNDVGATLDGKTSAITVQFSVKPTPLDHMLHVGFENFIWLSHDEIEAAVKAKVPLFIDRLPENSPHNEEIKAALTEALAAKSINAEVHYDTFEPTLRHPERAVTFSIDRPTIRVANIKLAGVTPDLVPLVQKSVNSTARTRYTEGPADVTTANRILAPLLDAGYAQATLTDVVPAPTTAADGSIGIVLSAKLDAGEVFHVSGITYAGMPLFSTADFNAATKIHPGDLASRTALIASLAPIDAAYRRKGYMDVVIEATPTFDTTAHQVAYTVSVQPGEPYRIHEVTPNNLDPVARGDFDRNFLLKPGEIYNPEYVAGFIKNNTALRSFEGYSASFKAYADPDTHTVDLVINFIRTARPTAAGGGE; encoded by the coding sequence ATGGGTAGCTTTACCCAGAAGCAGTTGGAGGATGCGTCCGGCATCCACGCCGGAACCAGCTTTACTGCAGCGGATCTTAACTCCGCCGCCCAGCGCCTCGCCAACACCGGCTACTTCAACGATGTTGGCGCCACACTCGACGGCAAGACCTCAGCCATCACGGTCCAGTTCAGCGTCAAGCCCACCCCGCTCGACCATATGCTGCACGTCGGCTTCGAAAACTTCATCTGGCTCAGCCACGACGAAATCGAAGCCGCCGTCAAGGCCAAGGTACCGCTCTTCATCGACCGCTTGCCCGAGAACAGCCCCCATAACGAGGAGATCAAAGCCGCTCTCACAGAGGCTCTCGCTGCCAAGTCGATCAACGCCGAGGTCCACTACGACACCTTCGAGCCGACTCTCCGCCACCCCGAGCGCGCCGTGACCTTCAGCATCGACAGGCCAACGATCCGGGTCGCCAATATCAAACTCGCCGGTGTAACGCCCGACCTCGTGCCTCTCGTCCAGAAATCCGTCAATTCGACCGCACGCACCCGCTACACCGAAGGCCCGGCGGACGTAACCACGGCCAATCGTATTCTGGCTCCACTGCTGGATGCGGGTTACGCTCAGGCAACACTCACGGACGTTGTCCCGGCTCCCACGACGGCGGCCGACGGCTCGATCGGCATTGTCCTATCGGCGAAGCTGGACGCGGGCGAGGTCTTCCACGTCTCCGGCATCACCTACGCGGGAATGCCCTTATTCTCCACCGCTGACTTTAATGCCGCGACGAAGATACACCCGGGTGATCTGGCCTCGCGCACCGCCCTGATCGCGTCTCTCGCGCCCATAGACGCCGCGTACCGCCGCAAAGGCTACATGGATGTGGTCATCGAAGCAACGCCCACCTTCGACACGACCGCACATCAGGTCGCCTACACCGTCAGCGTCCAGCCGGGCGAACCCTACCGGATCCACGAGGTCACCCCAAACAATCTCGACCCTGTCGCTCGCGGTGACTTCGATCGCAACTTCCTCTTGAAGCCCGGTGAGATTTATAACCCCGAGTACGTAGCAGGCTTCATCAAGAACAACACCGCGCTACGCTCGTTCGAGGGCTACTCCGCCAGCTTCAAGGCCTACGCGGACCCCGACACCCACACCGTGGATCTGGTCATCAACTTCATCAGAACCGCTCGCCCGACCGCTGCCGGAGGTGGAGAGTAA
- the guaA gene encoding glutamine-hydrolyzing GMP synthase, translating into MDTSTIVILDFGSQYTQLIARRIREFNVFSVVLPCTASLEQIKALNPKGVVLSGGPCSVYDADAPAADPKVLELGAPVLGICYGLQFITHHLGGRVESADQREYGHATVSVVAETPLFHGLPAELDVWMSHGDHAVELPAGFALTAKTASAVAGIANEARKIYAVQFHPEVAHTRQGMELLKNFAIDICGCSADWTPEHFIQSTVARVQEQVGNGHAICGLSGGVDSSVAAVLVARAIGDRLTCIFVNNGVLRKDEFAKVQSTMREQLGLNVVAVDASERFLSKLAGVTDPEQKRKVIGNEFIAVFDDEAKKIFEAEKSSGEEIAWLVQGTLYPDVIESSSVKGPSQTIKSHHNVGGLPADMKLKLIEPLRDLFKDEVRRIGRDLGMPDEIIDRQPFPGPGLAVRILGEVTAERVAILQEADQIVVDEIKKAGLYKQVWQSFAVLLPVKSVGVMGDQRTYANTCAIRAVESEDGMTADWAPLPYELLRTISSRIISEVRGINRVVYDITSKPPGTIEWE; encoded by the coding sequence GTGGATACCTCGACGATTGTCATTCTGGATTTTGGCTCGCAATATACGCAGCTAATTGCGCGGAGGATACGTGAGTTCAACGTCTTCTCCGTGGTTTTGCCGTGCACGGCCTCGCTGGAGCAGATCAAGGCGCTGAACCCGAAGGGAGTCGTGCTCTCGGGTGGCCCCTGCTCGGTGTACGACGCGGACGCCCCGGCGGCGGACCCGAAGGTGCTGGAGCTGGGTGCGCCGGTGCTGGGCATCTGCTATGGATTGCAGTTCATCACGCACCACCTGGGCGGACGGGTGGAGAGTGCGGATCAGCGCGAGTACGGCCATGCGACAGTGTCCGTCGTGGCCGAGACACCGCTCTTCCACGGGCTTCCGGCCGAGCTGGATGTGTGGATGTCGCACGGCGATCACGCGGTGGAGCTGCCTGCGGGCTTTGCCCTGACGGCTAAGACCGCGAGTGCAGTGGCGGGTATCGCCAATGAGGCGAGGAAGATCTACGCCGTGCAGTTTCATCCCGAGGTCGCGCACACACGGCAGGGAATGGAGTTGCTGAAGAACTTCGCCATCGACATCTGCGGCTGCTCGGCTGACTGGACGCCGGAGCACTTTATCCAGAGCACGGTGGCGCGGGTGCAGGAGCAGGTCGGCAATGGGCACGCCATCTGTGGGCTCAGCGGCGGAGTCGATTCGTCGGTGGCAGCGGTGCTGGTGGCCAGGGCTATCGGCGACCGGCTGACGTGCATCTTCGTCAACAACGGCGTGCTGCGCAAGGACGAGTTTGCCAAGGTGCAGTCGACCATGCGAGAGCAGCTCGGGCTGAACGTGGTCGCGGTCGATGCGTCGGAGCGGTTCCTGTCGAAGCTGGCGGGCGTGACCGATCCCGAGCAGAAGCGCAAGGTGATCGGCAACGAGTTTATTGCCGTCTTCGACGACGAGGCCAAGAAGATCTTCGAGGCCGAGAAGAGTTCGGGCGAGGAGATCGCGTGGCTGGTGCAGGGAACCCTGTACCCCGACGTGATCGAAAGCTCGAGCGTGAAGGGGCCGTCGCAGACGATCAAGAGCCACCATAACGTCGGCGGTCTGCCGGCGGATATGAAGCTGAAGCTGATCGAGCCGCTGCGCGACCTCTTCAAGGACGAGGTGCGCCGGATTGGGCGTGACCTGGGGATGCCGGACGAGATCATCGATCGCCAGCCGTTCCCCGGACCGGGGCTTGCGGTGCGGATTCTTGGCGAGGTGACGGCGGAGCGGGTCGCGATTCTTCAGGAAGCCGACCAGATCGTCGTGGACGAGATCAAGAAGGCCGGGCTGTACAAGCAGGTGTGGCAGAGCTTTGCGGTACTGCTTCCGGTCAAGTCGGTGGGCGTGATGGGCGACCAGCGGACGTACGCGAACACCTGCGCAATCCGCGCGGTCGAGAGCGAGGACGGCATGACGGCGGACTGGGCTCCGCTGCCGTATGAGCTGCTGCGGACGATCTCGAGCCGGATCATCAGCGAAGTGCGGGGCATCAACCGCGTGGTCTATGACATTACATCGAAGCCGCCCGGAACGATTGAGTGGGAGTAA